Proteins encoded within one genomic window of Marinilabiliales bacterium:
- the pckA gene encoding phosphoenolpyruvate carboxykinase (ATP): protein MRYNLPDLTRYGISDVKEIYHNPSWDELFEHETEPSLTGYERGFVTNTGSVAVDTGEFTGRSPKDKYIVKEPSSEKNVWWTGERNKNDNKPITPDIWESVKETATKQLSGKKLYVMDCFCGANKDSRLKVRFIMEVAWQAHFVKNMFIRPTDEELAEFEPDFVTFNASKAVNPYWKEQGLNSEVIAAFHLGERMSVILGTWYGGEMKKGIFSVMNYYLPLRNIASMHCSANVGKEGDTALFFGLSGTGKTTLSADPKRELVGDDEHGWDDNGIFNFEGGCYAKTIKLSREKEPDIFDAIKRDALLENVVFDGQTGEIDYSDASKTENTRVSYPIFHIENIVKPVSRAGHARKVIFLTADAFGVLPPVAKLTPEQTQYHFLSGFTAKLAGTERGVSTPQPTFSACFGAAFLLLHPTKYAFELVRKMDQHGTTAYLVNTGWIGGPYGTGKRIDLPATRAIIDAILDGSIDEAEFEETIVFKLAIPKRVPGLDSRFLNPRNAWPDPAEWDKASRSLAEKFVENFKKYTDTPLGKSLEGVGPRLL from the coding sequence ATGCGTTATAATTTGCCGGACCTTACAAGATATGGTATAAGTGATGTAAAGGAGATATACCATAACCCATCATGGGATGAACTTTTCGAACACGAGACGGAACCTTCCCTGACGGGATACGAAAGAGGTTTTGTGACCAATACCGGTTCTGTGGCTGTAGATACCGGCGAGTTTACCGGCCGGTCTCCAAAAGACAAGTATATTGTAAAGGAGCCATCATCTGAAAAGAATGTATGGTGGACAGGGGAACGTAACAAAAATGACAACAAACCGATAACACCTGATATATGGGAGAGTGTTAAGGAGACTGCAACTAAACAGCTTTCAGGAAAAAAGCTATATGTGATGGACTGCTTTTGCGGTGCTAATAAAGACTCGAGGCTGAAAGTCAGGTTTATAATGGAAGTGGCATGGCAGGCACACTTTGTAAAGAATATGTTCATCAGGCCAACTGATGAGGAGCTGGCTGAGTTTGAGCCCGATTTTGTGACTTTCAATGCCTCAAAGGCTGTTAATCCTTATTGGAAGGAGCAGGGCCTTAATTCTGAAGTGATAGCAGCATTTCATCTGGGTGAGAGGATGTCGGTAATACTGGGAACATGGTATGGAGGGGAGATGAAGAAGGGTATTTTCAGTGTAATGAACTATTATCTTCCTCTCAGGAATATAGCATCAATGCACTGCAGCGCAAATGTCGGCAAGGAAGGCGATACTGCTTTGTTTTTCGGATTGTCGGGAACCGGTAAAACGACTTTGTCGGCCGACCCGAAAAGGGAGCTTGTGGGTGATGATGAGCACGGCTGGGATGATAACGGTATTTTTAATTTTGAAGGAGGGTGTTATGCCAAAACGATAAAGCTGAGCAGGGAAAAGGAGCCAGATATATTTGATGCCATAAAAAGGGATGCCCTGCTGGAAAACGTTGTTTTTGACGGGCAGACAGGAGAGATTGACTACAGCGATGCATCCAAAACTGAAAATACCAGGGTTTCATATCCCATATTCCATATTGAAAATATAGTTAAGCCGGTATCCAGGGCTGGCCATGCAAGAAAAGTAATATTCCTAACTGCCGATGCCTTTGGAGTGTTGCCCCCTGTAGCAAAGCTGACACCGGAACAAACCCAGTACCACTTCCTGAGCGGGTTTACTGCCAAGCTTGCCGGTACTGAACGGGGTGTTTCAACTCCTCAGCCAACCTTCTCTGCATGTTTCGGGGCTGCCTTCCTTCTGCTGCATCCAACTAAGTATGCTTTCGAGCTTGTACGCAAGATGGATCAGCACGGAACTACCGCATACCTGGTTAATACGGGTTGGATAGGCGGTCCCTACGGAACCGGAAAGAGAATTGACCTTCCGGCTACCAGGGCAATAATTGATGCTATCCTTGATGGATCAATTGATGAGGCCGAATTTGAGGAGACAATCGTTTTCAAGCTGGCTATACCCAAAAGAGTGCCGGGACTGGACAGCAGATTTCTCAATCCGAGGAATGCATGGCCCGATCCTGCTGAATGGGACAAAGCATCCAGGTCGCTGGCTGAGAAATTTGTCGAAAACTTTAAAAAATATACAGACACACCGCTGGGCAAAAGTCTTGAGGGTGTCGGTCCACGATTACTTTAA